A part of Helicobacter fennelliae genomic DNA contains:
- the gmd gene encoding GDP-mannose 4,6-dehydratase has translation MKEAKKTALITGITGQDGAYLAEFLLKKGYEVHGIKRRSSLFNTDRIDHLYQDPHVSNRNFFLHYGDLTDSLNLTRIIADTKPDEIYNLAAMSHVAVSFETPEYTANADGIGTLRILEAVRLLNLTQKTKIYQASTSELYGLVQEIPQSEKTPFYPRSPYACAKLYAYWITINYREAYGIFASNGILFNHESPIRGETFVTRKITRAAAKIALGLQDKLYLGNLSAKRDWGHAKDYVRMMWLILQAKEAEDWVIATGVTTEVREFVRKAFGELGIELEFRGEGASEKGFVKACHGEFRLDSGREIVAVDPRYFRPTEVDLLIGDASKARQKLGWIPEYDLDALIKDMVASDLKLMQKDKYLKDGGYDIFSYFE, from the coding sequence ATGAAAGAAGCAAAAAAAACAGCACTTATCACTGGCATCACAGGGCAAGATGGCGCGTATTTAGCGGAGTTTTTGCTCAAAAAAGGCTATGAGGTGCATGGTATAAAGCGCCGCAGCTCGCTCTTTAATACTGACAGGATCGATCATCTCTACCAAGATCCGCATGTCTCAAATCGTAATTTTTTCCTGCATTATGGCGATCTCACAGATTCACTCAATCTTACGCGAATCATCGCTGACACAAAGCCTGATGAGATCTATAATCTCGCGGCAATGAGCCATGTGGCCGTGAGCTTTGAGACGCCAGAATACACTGCAAACGCCGATGGCATAGGGACGCTTAGAATCCTAGAGGCTGTACGCCTGTTAAATCTCACACAAAAAACAAAGATCTATCAAGCCTCCACAAGCGAGCTTTATGGGCTAGTGCAAGAAATCCCCCAAAGTGAGAAAACACCCTTTTACCCCCGTAGCCCTTATGCTTGCGCGAAGCTTTATGCGTATTGGATCACGATAAATTACCGCGAAGCGTATGGTATTTTTGCAAGCAATGGAATCTTATTCAATCACGAAAGCCCCATACGCGGCGAAACATTTGTCACGCGCAAAATCACGCGCGCCGCGGCTAAAATCGCGCTTGGGCTGCAGGATAAGCTCTATCTTGGGAATTTGAGTGCTAAGCGTGACTGGGGGCATGCAAAAGACTATGTACGTATGATGTGGCTTATCTTGCAGGCAAAAGAGGCGGAAGATTGGGTGATAGCCACAGGTGTGACCACAGAAGTGCGCGAGTTTGTGCGCAAAGCCTTTGGTGAGCTTGGCATTGAGCTAGAATTCCGCGGGGAAGGCGCAAGCGAAAAGGGCTTTGTGAAGGCTTGCCATGGGGAGTTTAGGCTAGATTCTGGGCGCGAAATAGTCGCTGTGGATCCGCGCTACTTCCGCCCCACTGAAGTGGATCTGCTCATTGGCGATGCGTCAAAAGCGCGACAGAAGCTTGGCTGGATTCCAGAATATGACTTAGATGCGCTCATTAAAGATATGGTAGCAAGCGATCTTAAGCTCATGCAAAAGGATAAGTATCTCAAAGATGGCGGCTATGATATCTTTAGCTACTTTGAATAA
- a CDS encoding DNA adenine methylase has protein sequence MKKETFLHHLKGKNLVYKRYTKSPLRYGGGKSLAVGLILEQIPSDTKRLISPFIGGGSVEVAVALELDIEVLAFDIFDILVNFWQVLCKDSNALYNELLKLEPTKENYTIIKNELSLFWNERHKNPNNKPKIELDSLTLARDYYFNFNLSYGPGFLGWMSKIYEDKNRYLKALEKIRDFKTRNLKVEMASFEAVFKKYPNDFFYCDPPYFLEGDSKMFKGIYPMRNFPIHHNNFNHELLAICLKNHKGKFILSYNDCEFVREAYKDFKILEPKWQYTMGQGETRIGKNRVMRGDTDNTKQSHELLIIKE, from the coding sequence GTGAAAAAAGAAACTTTTTTGCATCATCTCAAAGGCAAAAATCTTGTTTATAAACGCTACACAAAAAGCCCCCTGCGTTATGGTGGGGGTAAATCTTTGGCGGTGGGATTAATTTTAGAGCAAATTCCTAGTGATACAAAAAGACTTATTAGCCCATTTATCGGCGGTGGAAGTGTGGAAGTAGCAGTAGCTTTAGAGCTTGATATTGAAGTTTTAGCTTTTGATATATTTGATATTTTAGTGAATTTTTGGCAAGTTTTATGCAAGGATTCTAACGCACTTTATAATGAGCTTTTAAAGCTAGAACCCACAAAAGAAAATTACACAATAATCAAAAACGAGTTAAGTTTGTTTTGGAATGAAAGGCATAAAAACCCTAACAATAAGCCCAAAATAGAGCTAGATTCTCTCACGCTTGCAAGGGATTATTATTTTAATTTTAATCTAAGCTATGGACCCGGATTTTTAGGCTGGATGAGTAAAATCTATGAAGATAAAAATCGCTATTTGAAAGCTTTAGAGAAAATTAGAGATTTTAAAACGCGCAATCTCAAAGTAGAAATGGCGAGTTTTGAAGCAGTGTTTAAAAAATATCCTAATGATTTTTTCTATTGCGACCCGCCATATTTTTTAGAGGGAGATTCTAAAATGTTTAAAGGAATCTATCCTATGCGAAATTTCCCTATTCATCACAACAACTTTAATCACGAGCTTTTAGCAATTTGTCTTAAAAATCATAAGGGCAAATTTATCTTAAGCTACAATGATTGCGAGTTTGTGCGAGAAGCTTATAAGGATTTTAAAATCTTAGAGCCAAAATGGCAATATACAATGGGACAAGGTGAAACAAGAATAGGTAAAAATCGTGTTATGCGTGGCGATACAGATAACACAAAGCAAAGCCACGAACTTTTGATTATAAAGGAGTGA
- a CDS encoding BsaWI family type II restriction enzyme — MLNKIEIKTLREIENKYYMQPMLESIIKDLKNNKLNLQEVFNNLYGYLLNSKEAVERLLKERVDRNEIKDISQARKSIAGSAFSNLIIWVFLKNKESKNIDKDIFITNKISQIPHFKDLFYIKVGEETQKPDVDLVIYRLDSKQNLASCLILSLKTSLRERAGQTYKWKLLMEIANTESSIKEKYNIVYNPPIQPLVCFATVNFYNEINNPQHRGMFKFFDCAFIGKNIQTGDFIKPLSYMLDYIEEQL, encoded by the coding sequence ATGTTAAATAAAATTGAAATAAAAACATTGCGAGAGATAGAAAACAAATACTATATGCAGCCTATGCTTGAATCTATAATAAAAGATTTAAAAAATAATAAGCTTAATTTACAGGAAGTTTTTAACAATCTCTATGGATATTTGCTAAATTCTAAAGAAGCAGTTGAAAGATTGCTGAAAGAACGAGTTGATAGAAATGAGATTAAAGATATAAGTCAAGCAAGAAAGAGCATAGCAGGAAGTGCTTTTTCAAACCTTATTATTTGGGTATTTTTAAAAAATAAAGAAAGCAAAAATATTGATAAAGATATTTTTATCACCAATAAAATATCACAAATCCCACATTTTAAAGACTTGTTTTATATAAAAGTGGGCGAAGAAACGCAAAAACCAGATGTAGATTTAGTAATTTATCGACTAGATTCTAAACAAAATTTAGCAAGTTGCCTTATCTTATCTCTTAAAACTTCTCTAAGAGAAAGGGCTGGTCAAACATACAAATGGAAGCTTCTAATGGAAATTGCCAATACAGAATCTAGCATTAAGGAAAAATACAACATCGTCTATAACCCACCTATTCAACCTTTAGTATGTTTTGCTACCGTTAATTTTTATAATGAAATCAATAATCCGCAACATAGGGGTATGTTTAAATTTTTTGATTGTGCTTTTATAGGGAAAAATATACAAACAGGGGATTTTATTAAACCTTTAAGCTATATGCTTGATTATATAGAGGAGCAATTATGA
- a CDS encoding restriction endonuclease subunit M produces MTLAIQESIQTIYNPKYDFLGQSYASMYPNLHKYPATMLPQIGYELLKEFKAKKTALLDPYCGSGSSFISGLEYGIKHFVGFDLNPLAILISKAKLNYIERESLLREKAKLLENMVKIIEVKKANITNIDFWIEKQAQVDLALIFHHLNNIKEQNIKNLFLLAFSKTLREVSYTRNNEFKLFRMKDYENYKPNTHKIFKEKLDSLIDDYLSFYQHKIKNIAHNITNSSFTNATEKFDTILTSPPYGDSKTTVAYGQFSTFINEYMGVKNARKLDSQLLGGKKSKELYNKGVMQEYIQEIAKIDSKRALEVSSFYADLEQSILKLINVLNIGAKVFFVVGNRQVKKIQLPTDKFIAEIFSNNGFKHLTTIRRKISNKAMPLKNSPTNKAGILSSTMNEEWIVACEKL; encoded by the coding sequence ATGACCCTAGCAATACAAGAATCCATACAAACTATATATAATCCAAAATATGATTTTTTAGGGCAAAGCTATGCGTCAATGTATCCTAATTTACACAAATATCCAGCGACTATGCTCCCACAAATTGGCTATGAATTATTAAAAGAGTTTAAGGCAAAGAAAACAGCTCTTTTAGACCCATATTGTGGAAGTGGCAGTAGTTTTATAAGTGGTTTAGAGTATGGTATAAAGCATTTTGTGGGCTTTGATTTAAATCCTTTAGCAATCCTTATATCAAAAGCTAAACTTAACTATATAGAAAGAGAGAGTCTCTTAAGAGAAAAGGCTAAGTTACTTGAAAATATGGTAAAAATTATAGAAGTTAAGAAAGCTAATATTACAAATATTGATTTTTGGATAGAGAAACAAGCACAGGTGGATTTAGCCCTTATTTTTCATCATTTAAACAACATTAAAGAACAGAATATAAAAAACTTATTTTTACTTGCATTTAGTAAAACCTTAAGAGAAGTAAGCTATACAAGAAACAATGAATTTAAACTTTTTAGAATGAAAGATTATGAAAACTACAAGCCAAACACACATAAAATCTTTAAGGAAAAGTTAGATTCTCTTATTGATGATTATTTATCTTTTTATCAACATAAAATAAAAAATATTGCGCATAATATTACAAACTCAAGTTTTACAAATGCCACTGAAAAATTTGACACTATTCTTACTAGTCCGCCCTATGGTGATTCTAAGACAACAGTAGCTTATGGACAATTTAGCACTTTTATCAATGAATATATGGGAGTTAAAAATGCAAGAAAACTTGACTCACAGCTTTTAGGTGGTAAAAAATCAAAAGAGCTTTATAATAAGGGAGTAATGCAGGAATATATACAAGAAATTGCTAAAATTGATAGCAAAAGAGCTTTAGAAGTTTCAAGCTTTTATGCAGATTTGGAACAAAGTATTTTAAAGTTGATAAATGTTTTGAATATCGGTGCTAAAGTCTTTTTTGTAGTGGGTAATCGTCAGGTTAAAAAAATACAACTTCCAACCGATAAGTTTATCGCCGAAATTTTCAGCAACAATGGCTTTAAGCATTTGACTACCATAAGACGCAAGATTTCTAACAAGGCTATGCCACTTAAAAACTCCCCCACAAATAAAGCTGGAATTCTATCTAGCACGATGAATGAAGAATGGATAGTGGCGTGTGAGAAATTATAA
- a CDS encoding polyphenol oxidase family protein — translation MKDLKESIFYQSAESALFCDKEIDFVLTSRFGGESLPPYHSLNVSYHIGDEATYVSANHHKIMQKFFPHKQLLYLNQIHSHIVLDSAKALQNANTQNQQSILLGNADGIICNDVKYVGLVVVADCNPILLYAPKSRIFALLHAGRKGVCERIVTHAVTKIHNDYGVEGRDIFVFIGASIRSCCYEVGKDMACDITRLHGAQYIHSKNNHTMLDMLAMLQDECLDLGIVPNHIEILESCSCCEEALFSYRREGQTGRFGLFASLKS, via the coding sequence TTGAAAGATTTAAAAGAAAGTATTTTTTATCAGAGTGCGGAGAGTGCATTATTTTGCGATAAGGAGATTGATTTTGTTTTGACTTCGCGTTTTGGAGGAGAGAGTTTGCCTCCATATCATAGTCTCAATGTAAGTTATCATATAGGCGATGAAGCGACATATGTAAGTGCAAATCATCATAAAATTATGCAAAAATTTTTTCCGCACAAACAGCTTTTGTATCTCAATCAAATCCATTCTCATATTGTTTTAGATTCTGCTAAGGCATTACAAAATGCAAACACACAAAATCAGCAAAGCATACTTCTTGGCAATGCAGATGGAATAATTTGCAATGATGTGAAATATGTCGGGCTCGTGGTTGTCGCTGATTGTAATCCTATTTTACTCTATGCACCTAAATCTCGCATTTTTGCGCTTTTGCATGCAGGAAGAAAGGGTGTTTGTGAGAGGATTGTAACGCACGCTGTAACCAAAATTCATAATGATTATGGGGTTGAAGGCAGAGATATATTTGTTTTTATTGGTGCTTCGATTCGGAGTTGTTGCTATGAGGTTGGCAAAGATATGGCGTGCGATATTACAAGGCTTCATGGCGCACAATACATTCATTCAAAAAATAATCACACAATGCTTGATATGCTAGCTATGCTACAAGATGAGTGCCTAGATCTTGGGATAGTGCCTAATCATATTGAGATTTTGGAGTCTTGCTCATGTTGTGAAGAGGCATTGTTTTCGTATAGAAGAGAAGGGCAGACAGGACGATTTGGACTTTTTGCAAGTTTGAAATCTTAG
- the tuf gene encoding elongation factor Tu: protein MAKEKFVKNKPHVNIGTIGHVDHGKTTLSAAISAVLATKGLAELKDYDKIDNAPEERERGITIATSHIEYETENRHYAHVDCPGHADYVKNMITGAAQMDGAILVVSAADGPMPQTREHILLSRQVGVPYIVVFLNKQDMVDDQELLDLVEMEVRELLSAYEFPGDTTPIVAGSALKALEEAKAGNVGEWGEKVLKLMEEVDKYIPTPERDTEKTFLMPVEDVFSIAGRGTVVTGRIERGVVKVGDEVEIVGIRDTQKTTVTGVEMFRKELDKGEAGDNVGILLRGTKKEEVERGMVLCKPGSITPHKKFEGEIYVLSKEEGGRHTPFFDGYRPQFYVRTTDVTGSIKLPEGVEMVMPGDNVKITVELINPIALELGTKFAIREGGRTVGAGVVTKIIE, encoded by the coding sequence ATGGCGAAGGAAAAATTTGTCAAAAATAAACCGCATGTCAATATTGGAACAATTGGGCATGTCGATCATGGTAAAACAACTCTCAGTGCTGCAATATCTGCTGTTCTTGCTACAAAAGGTCTCGCAGAATTAAAAGATTACGACAAAATTGATAATGCCCCTGAAGAACGAGAAAGAGGTATTACAATCGCGACTTCTCACATCGAATACGAAACAGAAAATCGCCACTATGCACATGTGGATTGCCCAGGGCATGCTGACTATGTAAAAAATATGATTACAGGTGCGGCACAAATGGATGGTGCGATTTTAGTCGTTTCTGCTGCAGATGGTCCTATGCCACAAACTCGTGAGCATATTTTGCTTTCGCGTCAAGTTGGTGTTCCATATATTGTTGTTTTCTTAAACAAACAAGATATGGTTGATGATCAAGAATTGCTTGATTTGGTTGAAATGGAAGTGCGCGAATTGCTTAGTGCGTATGAATTCCCGGGAGATACTACACCAATCGTAGCTGGATCAGCTCTTAAGGCATTAGAAGAAGCAAAAGCTGGCAATGTAGGTGAATGGGGCGAAAAAGTTCTTAAGCTCATGGAAGAAGTTGATAAATATATTCCAACTCCTGAAAGAGATACTGAAAAAACTTTCCTTATGCCAGTAGAAGATGTATTTTCAATCGCTGGTCGCGGAACTGTTGTAACAGGAAGAATTGAACGTGGTGTTGTAAAAGTCGGTGATGAAGTAGAAATCGTAGGAATCCGCGATACACAAAAAACAACCGTTACAGGCGTTGAAATGTTTAGAAAAGAGCTTGATAAAGGTGAAGCGGGTGATAATGTCGGAATCTTATTGCGCGGAACAAAAAAAGAAGAAGTTGAACGCGGTATGGTGCTTTGCAAACCCGGCTCAATCACTCCACACAAAAAATTTGAAGGCGAAATCTATGTGCTTTCAAAAGAGGAAGGTGGAAGACACACTCCATTCTTTGATGGCTATCGCCCACAATTCTATGTGCGCACAACAGATGTTACAGGCTCTATCAAATTGCCAGAAGGCGTAGAAATGGTTATGCCCGGTGATAATGTAAAAATCACAGTTGAGCTTATCAATCCAATTGCGCTTGAGCTTGGAACAAAATTTGCGATACGAGAAGGCGGTAGAACCGTTGGTGCAGGTGTTGTAACAAAAATTATTGAATAA
- the rpmG gene encoding 50S ribosomal protein L33: MAKGNVIKIGLKCSESGDINYSTTKNAKTKTEKLELKKFCPRLNKHTIHKEVKLKS, encoded by the coding sequence ATGGCTAAAGGCAATGTAATTAAAATTGGTCTTAAATGTTCAGAATCTGGTGATATTAATTATAGCACTACAAAAAATGCTAAAACAAAGACAGAAAAACTGGAGCTCAAGAAGTTTTGTCCTAGATTGAATAAGCATACAATCCATAAGGAAGTTAAACTCAAAAGCTAG
- the secE gene encoding preprotein translocase subunit SecE, translating to MKKLLNYYRVAKEELIKVVFPTREQIRNALISVVVVVFVIALFLGLVDLILSASVSSILKFS from the coding sequence ATGAAAAAACTATTGAATTATTATAGAGTCGCTAAAGAAGAGTTGATTAAAGTTGTCTTTCCTACGAGAGAACAAATCCGCAATGCTCTTATTTCTGTTGTTGTCGTTGTTTTTGTTATTGCTTTATTTTTAGGGTTAGTTGATCTTATTTTGTCTGCTTCTGTATCTAGTATTTTAAAGTTTAGTTAG
- the nusG gene encoding transcription termination/antitermination protein NusG, whose protein sequence is MSLSWYAIQTYSGSEQSVKKAIENIVKEYQIQDRVKEIIVPTEDVYEVKNGKKKMMERSLYPGYVFINVDLDTSLWHTIQSLPKVSGFIGESKKPTPLNEADIAHILEKVKNRAAPKPKVSFEQGEVVRINDGPFANFTATVEGYDIEHKKLKLNVSIFGRNTPIEILYSQVEKII, encoded by the coding sequence ATGTCGTTAAGTTGGTATGCTATACAAACATATTCTGGAAGCGAACAATCTGTCAAAAAAGCAATAGAAAATATCGTAAAAGAATACCAAATTCAAGATAGAGTCAAAGAGATTATCGTTCCAACCGAAGATGTCTATGAAGTCAAAAATGGTAAAAAAAAGATGATGGAGCGAAGTCTGTATCCTGGATATGTGTTTATCAATGTCGATCTTGATACTTCGCTTTGGCATACGATTCAATCACTTCCAAAAGTTAGTGGTTTTATCGGGGAGAGCAAAAAACCAACACCATTAAATGAAGCCGATATTGCGCATATTCTTGAAAAAGTCAAAAATCGTGCAGCACCAAAACCAAAAGTTTCATTCGAACAAGGTGAAGTTGTGAGAATCAACGATGGTCCTTTTGCAAACTTTACAGCTACGGTAGAAGGCTACGATATCGAGCATAAAAAGCTCAAATTAAACGTTTCCATCTTTGGTAGAAATACACCGATAGAAATACTATATTCACAAGTGGAAAAAATAATTTAA
- the rplK gene encoding 50S ribosomal protein L11, protein MAKKIVGELKLQIPAGKANPSPPVGPALGQRGINIMEFCKAFNEKTKDMGNFNIPVIITVYQDKSFTFITKKPPVTDLIKKSAGIAKGSDNPLKNKIGKLSSKQVEEIATTKMEDLNANDIEAAKKIVAGSARSMGIEIID, encoded by the coding sequence ATGGCAAAAAAAATAGTTGGGGAACTTAAACTTCAGATTCCAGCAGGAAAAGCAAATCCATCTCCTCCTGTGGGTCCAGCATTAGGACAAAGAGGGATTAACATTATGGAATTTTGTAAAGCATTTAATGAAAAAACAAAAGATATGGGTAATTTTAATATTCCTGTCATCATCACCGTGTATCAAGACAAAAGCTTTACATTTATCACCAAAAAACCACCTGTAACAGATCTCATTAAAAAATCAGCAGGCATTGCAAAAGGTTCTGATAATCCCTTAAAAAACAAAATAGGGAAGCTTTCTTCAAAACAAGTCGAAGAAATAGCGACAACAAAAATGGAAGATCTTAACGCAAATGATATTGAAGCAGCAAAAAAAATTGTTGCGGGTAGTGCTCGAAGTATGGGTATTGAAATTATAGATTGA
- the rplA gene encoding 50S ribosomal protein L1 has protein sequence MRNKVAKRVQNLLTKIDDTKFYDVESGISTVKSLASAKFDETVELALKLGVDPRHADQMIRGAVVLPHGTGKKVRVAVFAKGVKADEAKAAGADIVGDEDLAEEIKNGNINFDMIIATPDMMALVGKVGRILGPKGLMPNPKTGTVTMDISKAVTNAKSGQINFRVDKKGNIHAPIGKASFSEDKIKDNMLELIKTINRLKPATAKGKFIKGGALSLTMSPSVKLDTQILMDVK, from the coding sequence ATGAGAAATAAAGTTGCTAAAAGAGTCCAAAATCTATTAACAAAAATCGATGATACAAAATTTTATGATGTAGAATCTGGTATAAGCACGGTGAAGTCTTTGGCTTCAGCTAAATTTGATGAAACCGTTGAATTAGCATTAAAACTTGGCGTTGATCCACGACATGCTGATCAAATGATACGAGGTGCAGTCGTACTTCCACATGGTACAGGAAAAAAGGTGCGTGTAGCGGTTTTTGCCAAAGGTGTAAAAGCCGATGAAGCAAAGGCAGCTGGTGCGGATATTGTAGGTGATGAGGATTTAGCAGAAGAAATCAAAAATGGCAATATCAACTTTGATATGATTATCGCAACGCCTGATATGATGGCACTTGTAGGAAAAGTAGGGAGAATCCTAGGACCAAAAGGGCTTATGCCAAATCCAAAAACAGGAACGGTTACTATGGATATTAGCAAAGCTGTAACAAACGCAAAGAGTGGGCAAATCAACTTTAGAGTCGATAAAAAAGGAAATATCCATGCTCCTATCGGTAAGGCAAGCTTTTCAGAAGATAAAATCAAAGACAATATGCTTGAGCTTATAAAAACAATCAATCGCCTAAAGCCTGCAACTGCAAAAGGTAAATTTATCAAGGGTGGAGCACTCTCACTCACAATGTCTCCGTCTGTGAAATTGGATACACAGATTCTCATGGATGTCAAATAA
- the rplJ gene encoding 50S ribosomal protein L10, whose translation MTKIQKQQTIEYLTQEFKATQTLIVCDYKGTNVKKLEELRNSARKFDAKVQVIKNTLARIALKESHYPDLDIQDTNIFIWGSDQIALSKVVVKFAETNENTFAIKVGSFDNEKVDKQHIISISKLPSKEELIGMLLSVWTAPARYFVTGLDNLRKQKEQN comes from the coding sequence ATGACCAAGATTCAGAAACAGCAGACTATTGAGTATCTCACTCAAGAATTCAAAGCCACACAAACTTTGATCGTTTGTGATTATAAAGGCACAAATGTAAAAAAACTTGAGGAGTTGCGGAATTCAGCGAGAAAATTCGATGCAAAAGTGCAAGTAATCAAAAACACTCTAGCTCGTATCGCTCTCAAAGAATCTCATTATCCAGATTTAGATATTCAAGATACAAATATCTTTATTTGGGGTAGCGATCAAATTGCTCTCTCTAAAGTTGTTGTGAAATTTGCAGAAACAAATGAAAACACTTTTGCAATCAAAGTCGGAAGTTTTGATAATGAAAAAGTAGATAAGCAACACATTATCTCAATTTCTAAACTTCCAAGCAAAGAAGAGCTTATTGGTATGCTTTTGTCAGTTTGGACTGCTCCAGCTCGATATTTTGTTACTGGGCTAGACAATCTAAGAAAACAAAAAGAACAAAATTAA
- the rplL gene encoding 50S ribosomal protein L7/L12, producing the protein MAISKEEVLEYIGGLSVLELSELVKAFEEKFGVSAAPTVVAGAAGAGAGAGAAEEKTDFNVILVDAGANKINVIKAVREITGLGLKEAKDATEKTPHTLKEGVNKDDAAAFKKKLEEAGAKVEIK; encoded by the coding sequence ATGGCAATTAGTAAAGAAGAAGTTTTAGAATACATTGGCGGACTTTCAGTCCTTGAGTTATCAGAGCTTGTTAAGGCTTTTGAAGAAAAATTTGGTGTAAGCGCAGCTCCTACTGTTGTAGCAGGAGCAGCAGGTGCTGGAGCCGGAGCGGGTGCAGCAGAAGAAAAAACAGATTTTAATGTAATCTTGGTCGATGCTGGTGCAAATAAAATCAATGTCATTAAAGCTGTTCGTGAAATCACAGGTCTTGGGCTTAAAGAAGCAAAAGATGCAACAGAAAAAACCCCTCATACTCTTAAAGAAGGCGTCAATAAAGACGATGCGGCTGCTTTCAAAAAGAAACTTGAAGAAGCTGGCGCTAAGGTTGAGATTAAATAA